In the Silurus meridionalis isolate SWU-2019-XX chromosome 6, ASM1480568v1, whole genome shotgun sequence genome, one interval contains:
- the serbp1b gene encoding plasminogen activator inhibitor 1 RNA-binding protein isoform X2, which translates to MPGHLQDGFGCVVTNRFDQLLDDESDPFDILKAAENRRKDAAAAATKPAAQAAQSARQPKKESQKERKNPAAERKEEPQQSAPPLKKEGIRRMGRKQQDQQGQNTAHQQGAPGERRPERRVHRERRFEKPPEEKHEGGEASVEKPVGERPPRGRGGGRGGRGGRGRGIGRTDGFDSRGKRDYDRHSGNDKSQKAEEKRAGAGTHNWSNTKEEASELHQSAAPEAPVVGEEPAAPADSENKENEAEEVKDEGPKEMTLDEWKAMQNKERAKVEFNIRKPNEGDEGQWKKGYVLHKSKSKDLSRPSGTLIETEDANAESLHKGASEDISDHHFRKPANDITSQLEINFGDLGRPGRGRGNSRGGRGGRGGGNRAGRGGGRSEKGGGVSVPNVDDPEAFPALA; encoded by the exons ATGCCCGGACACCTGCAGGACGGCTTCGGCTGCGTCGTCACCAACCGCTTCGATCAGCTGCTGGACGACGAGTCCGACCCGTTCGACATATTAAAGGCTGCCGAGAACCGGAGGAAAGACGCGGCCGCCGCGGCCACCAAACCCGCAGCCCAGGCCGCTCAGTCCGCCAGACAGCCCAAGAAGGAGTCGCAGAAGGAGCGGAAAAACCCGGCGGCGGAGAGGAAGGAGGAGCCGCAGCAGTCTGCTCCGCCGCTGAAgaaggaag GTATAAGGAGGATGGGGAGGAAGCAGCAGGACCAGCAGGGGCAGAACACTGCTCACCAGCAGGGGGCGCCGGGAGAACGGAGACCTGAGAGACGAGTTCACAGAGAGCGTCGATTTGAAAAGCCACCTGAGGAGAAACATGAAGGAGGAGAAGCCAGTGTGGAGAA GCCAGTGGGAGAGAGACCACCGAGGGGTCGTGGTGGAGGTCGTGGGGGTCGTGGAGGTCGCGGGCGAGGGATCGGACGGACCGACGGGTTTGACTCACGAGGAAAGCGTGATTATGATCGACACAGCGGAAACGACAAATC CCAGAAAGCGGAGGAGAAGCGAGCAGGAGCCGGAACACACAACTGGAGCAACACCAAGGAAGAAGCCAG TGAACTGCACCAGTCGGCCGCACCTGAAGCACCTGTGGTAGGAGAGGAACCTGCTGCACCTGCTGACTCAGAAAACAA AGAAAATGAGGCTGAGGAAGTGAAGGATGAAGGCCCCAAAGAGATGACCCTGGACGAGTGGAAGGCCATGCAGAACAAGGAGCGCGCGAAGGTGGAGTTCAACATCCGCAAACCGAACGAAGGTGACGAGGGCCAGTGGAAGAAAGGATACGTTCTGCACAAATCCAAGAGCAAAGACCTGAGC AGGCCGTCTGGAACTCTGATTGAAACCGAAGATGCTAATGCTGAATCACTCCACAAG GGAGCTTCTGAAGACATCTCTGACCATCACTTCCGCAAACCAGCCAATGACATCACCTCCCAACTGGAGATCAACTTTGGAGATTTGGGCCGCCCTGGGCGTGGTCGGGGGAACTCCCGGGGTGGTAGAGGAGGCCGTGGAGGAGGGAACCGGGCGGGGCGTGGTGGAGGCAGGTCTGAGAAG GGAGGTGGAGTCTCCGTTCCTAATGTGGACGACCCCGAGGCGTTTCCCGCCTTGGCCTAA
- the serbp1b gene encoding plasminogen activator inhibitor 1 RNA-binding protein isoform X1 codes for MPGHLQDGFGCVVTNRFDQLLDDESDPFDILKAAENRRKDAAAAATKPAAQAAQSARQPKKESQKERKNPAAERKEEPQQSAPPLKKEGIRRMGRKQQDQQGQNTAHQQGAPGERRPERRVHRERRFEKPPEEKHEGGEASVEKPVGERPPRGRGGGRGGRGGRGRGIGRTDGFDSRGKRDYDRHSGNDKSSQKAEEKRAGAGTHNWSNTKEEASELHQSAAPEAPVVGEEPAAPADSENKENEAEEVKDEGPKEMTLDEWKAMQNKERAKVEFNIRKPNEGDEGQWKKGYVLHKSKSKDLSRPSGTLIETEDANAESLHKGASEDISDHHFRKPANDITSQLEINFGDLGRPGRGRGNSRGGRGGRGGGNRAGRGGGRSEKGGGVSVPNVDDPEAFPALA; via the exons ATGCCCGGACACCTGCAGGACGGCTTCGGCTGCGTCGTCACCAACCGCTTCGATCAGCTGCTGGACGACGAGTCCGACCCGTTCGACATATTAAAGGCTGCCGAGAACCGGAGGAAAGACGCGGCCGCCGCGGCCACCAAACCCGCAGCCCAGGCCGCTCAGTCCGCCAGACAGCCCAAGAAGGAGTCGCAGAAGGAGCGGAAAAACCCGGCGGCGGAGAGGAAGGAGGAGCCGCAGCAGTCTGCTCCGCCGCTGAAgaaggaag GTATAAGGAGGATGGGGAGGAAGCAGCAGGACCAGCAGGGGCAGAACACTGCTCACCAGCAGGGGGCGCCGGGAGAACGGAGACCTGAGAGACGAGTTCACAGAGAGCGTCGATTTGAAAAGCCACCTGAGGAGAAACATGAAGGAGGAGAAGCCAGTGTGGAGAA GCCAGTGGGAGAGAGACCACCGAGGGGTCGTGGTGGAGGTCGTGGGGGTCGTGGAGGTCGCGGGCGAGGGATCGGACGGACCGACGGGTTTGACTCACGAGGAAAGCGTGATTATGATCGACACAGCGGAAACGACAAATC CAGCCAGAAAGCGGAGGAGAAGCGAGCAGGAGCCGGAACACACAACTGGAGCAACACCAAGGAAGAAGCCAG TGAACTGCACCAGTCGGCCGCACCTGAAGCACCTGTGGTAGGAGAGGAACCTGCTGCACCTGCTGACTCAGAAAACAA AGAAAATGAGGCTGAGGAAGTGAAGGATGAAGGCCCCAAAGAGATGACCCTGGACGAGTGGAAGGCCATGCAGAACAAGGAGCGCGCGAAGGTGGAGTTCAACATCCGCAAACCGAACGAAGGTGACGAGGGCCAGTGGAAGAAAGGATACGTTCTGCACAAATCCAAGAGCAAAGACCTGAGC AGGCCGTCTGGAACTCTGATTGAAACCGAAGATGCTAATGCTGAATCACTCCACAAG GGAGCTTCTGAAGACATCTCTGACCATCACTTCCGCAAACCAGCCAATGACATCACCTCCCAACTGGAGATCAACTTTGGAGATTTGGGCCGCCCTGGGCGTGGTCGGGGGAACTCCCGGGGTGGTAGAGGAGGCCGTGGAGGAGGGAACCGGGCGGGGCGTGGTGGAGGCAGGTCTGAGAAG GGAGGTGGAGTCTCCGTTCCTAATGTGGACGACCCCGAGGCGTTTCCCGCCTTGGCCTAA